The region GCGGTCGCGATCCGGTCGGCGACGGCTTCCGGGTCCTCGTGCTCCCAGCACCGGATCACCGCCCATCCCCGCTCCGCTAGCGCCTGGTTGGTCTCGTTGTCACGCCTTTTGTTGTCGACGATCTTCGTACTCCAGAACTCGGAGTTCTTCTTCGCCGGGCGGTGGTGCTCCTCGCAGCCATGCCAGAAACACCCGTCCACGAAGATCGCCAACCGTTCTTTGACGAACACGATGTCCGCCGTCCGCCGCAGCTCCGGCAGCGGCCGCACCGACACTCGGTAGCGCAGGCCGCGCGCGTGGAGTTCAGCGCGTAGCTGGAGTTCTGGAGTGGTGTCCCGTCCCCGATTGCCCCTCATCGACGCCCGCACCTCGCGAGAGGACGCCCACGACTCGCTCGGGAGCGCCTCGTCCCGCACGAGCCCTCGCGAACGAGCTGTCTCCCAGCCTTCGGCGAGATTCGCGGACCGCGTGGAGTGACCGACCACGCCCAACGACTTCGAGACTGTGCGATCGCCCGCTCGCCACCGCAAGTAGGCGCGGACGGTCCCCGTTCCTTCCGACGCCTTGAGCAGAACGGAGCCTCGGGCGACCTGGCCCGCGCCAAGGTCCACGACCCGTCGATGACCGCCGCCCGCCGCTTTGTCCTGTTCCGCCTCGACCAACGACCTCGACCGATCGGGCTTCGGTTTCCAGGCGCGAGCGGGCGGCCCGGTCACGACCGGTTCTCGACGTCGTCGAGTACCGCCGCCACGGCCTTCGCGAACACTTTCGCCAGAAGAACGGGAACGGCGTTGCCCAGCTGTCGCATCTGCTCGCCGCGAGGACCGCACAGCTCCCAGTCGTCGGGGAAGGTCATCACCCGCGCCGTCTCGCGAACCGTCATGTACCGGTGCCGGTAGGTACTGGACCGTCCGGTTCCTTCACGGGTATCCGTCAGCATCACCGACTCGCCGCCCGGCACACCGTGGACACCCGCTTTGACGGTCTTGGCCGGACGGTCGAGAACGTTCGGGGTGTGTCCGGGGTAGATCCGCGCGTCCGGCCAGCCGATGTGCTCCTTGAGCATTCCCTCGTGCTGCACCCGGTCCAGCCAGTCCCAGGGGACTTCCCGGAGTGGCACGGTGTCCTGGTCGCCCGCCAGGGCGTCGCGCAGTGTGCGCCAGGGCTTCAGCTCTCCGCGGTCCGCCTCGAACGGCAGCGGGCTCGCCAGCCCGTCCATGACACGTCGTTCGACGTGCTTTGGCACTCTGGGGCGCAGCTTGACTCCGTTGTGGCGGTCCCAGTACTCCCCGGACACCATCGAGCGGTGGAGCGCCTTCTCGGAATGGGTGGGCTTGGTAGCCTGTTTCAACAGATTCACGTCGATGTCGAGGTCACCCCTGAACCCGACGATGATGACGCGGTTCCGGATCTGCGGAACGCCGTAGTCGGCGGCGTTCACCGGAAACGCGAAGACCTGGTACCGCTCGGCGGAACGGGGGTCGCCGCGTTCTTCCTTGGCCTTGAGGATGGCGTCGTGCTGGAGCCAGCTGGCTTCGGGATCACGTTCCTCGAACGGGAACATGAGCTCCCGGGTGATGTAGTCGAAATACGGCCGGAAGGAAGGGCGGAGGAGGCCGCGGACGTTCTCGCAGATGAACGCTTTCGGCTTGATCTCCCGGATGGCGCGGAACATCTCCGGGAACATGTTCCGCTTGTCCTCGTCGCCCTTCGCGATACCACCCAGACTGAACGGCTGACACGGCGGCCCACCCGCCAGAAGATCGACCGCGCCCTCCAGGTAACCCATCTTGAGATCGCACACATCCCCGCGCACCAACGGGATCCGCAGATCACCCGGCTCGGGGATCCACTCCTCCTCACCCCTGGGGACGGCGCCGTTGGCCTCCAGGGTGTCACAGGCGTACCTGACGAACTCGTTGAGCAGCAACGGCCGGAAACCCGAGCGGTGGACCCCCATCGCCAAGCCCCCGCCGCCCGCGAACAGCTCCACCGACGTACGTCTCGGTGGACTCGGTTCAGCCGACATGCCGGGGAGCTTACCGCGCCGCGCGACGGGCCTGATGTCCGCCGCGCGGCCGGCGCGACTCCCGGTCACATGTCGACGATCGCGTACAAAGGCTTCTCCGGAACCACCACTTGGTACACCAGCGGTCGACGATCAGCCGGGACCGCGCCGTCCGGCAACTGAAGCATGAGCGCCATCACCAATCTGGTGGGCCGACCGTCGGTCGCTAGCCCGGCATCCAGTTCGTCCTTCTTCATCACCGGGTAGAGGATCACGCAACCCGACTTCGACGTCCGGCCCTCGATGGTGGCGATCGCCTCGCGGTGCGCGCTTTCCGAGTTGCCTCGGATGCTCTCGTCCCGACCGGTGGTCCGACCGTGCACGGTGAAGTTCCCGACGCCGCGGATGTCTACGGTCTTCCCGTTCTTCTGCTGCGGGAGCATGACGTGCCACCGGTCGATGACGTCCTCCGGGAGACTCGCGATCCACGCCAGGTCCGCGGCGAACGTCTCGGACCTGGCCCACTCCAGCTGACTCAGGACCGACACCATGTCCTGGTGGGACACCTCACCGAGAAGCGCGTCGAACGCCCGGTTCCCGCCCCTGAGGGTGGTCTTCTCGCACGCGGCTTTCAGCAGCGGGACGCAGGCGTCGATGTTGCGGTCGAGAGCTTCCTGATCGGTGAGCAGCGGGTAGCCCGAGCTGGGTTCCTTCGTGCGACTGCGCCGCTCCACCAGTTTGGCGTTGTACATCTTGTTGGCCGCTGTCGGCCGGAGTCCGTGCCGGACAACCAACGGAGGGATGTCGTACGGGGTGAACACGGGGCGACCGTCGACCATCGTCGCGTACTGGCGCAGTTCGTCCCGGAAGTGCTCCTCGTCCCGACAAGCGGCCTCGAACGCATCTCGGACGTCGGGGGTGATGAACAACCGGACCAGGTCCCGGTACCCCTTGCGGAAGCCGAACCACCGCCCCATCTGCATGAGGGCCTCAGCATGTCCGACCTTCCGGGAGTAGTAGGTGGTGGTGAGCCCTTCGACGGTGAACCCCCGGGCCAGCTTGTTGCCACCGACGAGCACCCGCCACACCGACCTCTTGTCGAAGTCCAGGTCCTCCTGCTCGATGTCCCGGTCGCTGTTCACCACCAGGACGGGATTTCCGTTGGGCGCGATCTTGCGGACGGCCCTACCGAGGAAGCTCGTGAGGCCTGCGAAGTCGGCCGGCATCGGGTGCCCCAGACCGAGCGCCGCCGATACCGGTGCGAAGTCGTTGTCGAAGAGGGCCAACAGCCTGCCATGGGCACTTCCGCTCAGGTAGCCGGCCCCCTTCCACAGGTCTTGGATGGTGTCGGCGCGTGAGCGCTGCCCGGCCTTCCGCATGGTCTCGTGCACCAGCATCGTGTGGTGTTTGAACGGTCCGCCACCCGCATCCTCCCGGTACAGCTTGATCGCGGCGGTGAGGACGAACGAGTCGAGAGCGGCAAGGAGCTCGGCGTCGTCGTCCTCGTTCACACTCTTGTCGAGCAGCCGGAGGTGCGCCATCTCCTTCGAGTTGCGGAAGTCCCGCTCGACGTCCGGGTCGAGGTCGAGGTCGTGGAAGTCCTCCGCACCCATGTAGCCGAGCGGCCGTTCCAAGGAGATGAGGTAGTCCTTGGGAAAGATGTCCTCGGCGTCGGTGGGGTCGACGAAGACGTTCGCGAACGGGGTGGCCGTGTAACCGATGTACTGGGCGCGAGGAAGCAGGCCGAGCAGGTTGGCGAGGTGCTTGTTGATCGCGGTCCGCTCCCTCCGGTCCTCGTTCCACTTCTTCGGGTCCGTCGTGTTGACCGACGCCTGGTCGGACTCGTCGTCGATGATCAGCGCGGGGATGTTCTCCAACCGGTCCGCGGTGTTCTTCAAGTCCTTGACGAGGTTGTTGAGCACCGCGGTGTTCTTCTTCACGATGATCAAGCGGGCATCGCTGGTGAAGAGGTTGTCGGCGTGCCACAGCGGTTTGGTGCGATCCCGGCGTTCGAACTCGAGAGCCGACCGCCCCTGCTGGAGCCGGCGGTAGTCGAACCGGCGGTTCGTCATGCGGTGGATGTCCGGCCTGCCGATTTCCGATGGCCAGGCGCCGTGTCGGACGAAGTGGTCACCGATCCAGTCCTCGTCGTCCAGGTAGTCGATGAACTGGGCCGCTTCAGGGTCGTTCTCCTCGGTACCGCGCAGGATGTTCTCGCGGCCGACCAGCTCCATGTCCACCCGGCGCTGGGTCTGTTCTCGCAGGAGGTTGGTCGTACCGGTCATCACGATGACGAGGCGGTAGCCGGCGTCGATCGCCTTCGCGATGACACCGGTGAAGTTGGCGGTCTTACCGCTCTGCACGTACCCGACGACCAGGCCCTTGGTCTGACCCGCCTTGGCTCGCGAAGGGTCGATCAGCCGCTCCACCACACGCGTTGTGGCCGTATCGAGGTTGGCGATCGCGTCGGCGTGCCAACCGCGCCGCGCGCGCAGGTAGTCGACGTAGTGGCCCCAGTAGAAGTCGCGGGCTCGCTTGACCTCATCGGTGTACCAGGGATCCCAGGGGCCTGCGATCACCGTCGTCCCGTCGCCTTTCGCGAGCGGGAAGTTCCTGGCGATCTCGGCCGCGGTTTCGGCGTCGAGCTTGAGGCACTCGATCACCGTCGCCCGGCGTTCCTCGGTGTTCGGCTGGGTCTCGGCCGTCCACGGGTTGCCCTTGATCGGGGCGTTGTCCCACTTGGCGAGGTTCAGGTGGAGGTCGAGGCGCAACTTGTCGTCGGGGCCACCAGCCGAGAGGTGCTCACGCAGACGGGGCTCCGAGACATCCAGGTCGGGGTCGAGGTCCTCCGCTTCAACCTGGGCGCGTCGTACGAGACCTCGCGGGGCGCCGTCCTCCATCGCGCGCAACGCGCTGGTGTACGCCTGGATGAGCGAAGTGATCATGTCCACCCCTCGAACGTGCAGGCTGCTCGGATGACCTCCGGCGTCACGTGTCGATCAGTGAAGCCGTCGAGCCCGATCCGGTACCGGATTTCCGGGATGCGGTCGATGACGACACCCCGGGCTCGCAGGTCGTCCGGAGTGAGCCGGGGAAAAGTGTCGGTCACGAGGTAACCGCGACTGGCGGACCGCCGGGTCCAACGCGTGGTCAGGCGCTCTCGATGTTCATTCCGCCATCCGGCGTGCGTGAGCGCGTTCTCGAAGTCGTCCTGGTGCCTGCCCGGACCAATCCGCGCCGAGATGACCTTCACCAGGCCCGGCAGACTGGACCCGGTTCCCGCGCCCGCTGCGGTCAACTGGTGCGAAACCAACCACAGCGGGCGTCCCACCTTGGGCACCATCTGGGTCAAGGACTCGATCCAGTGCATTCGCGATTCGGACGTCGTGGTCTTGACCTCGACGTCGAGTGCGGGAAGGCCGAAGTCGTGCTCCTCCGCCAGGCCGCCGCACCACGCTTCGACCGCGGTGGCAACGCCGAGCCCGTCCACCAACCCACCGAGGACGAGCAACTCGCCGAACAGACCGATCTCGCGCTCCCGCGACAGGGAGTCAGGTGTCCTCAGCAGGGACGACATCCCGTCGAGGGTCGCGCGCAGCGCACGGGCCGGCGACATCCTCCCGAGCTGGACCCGGTCCGCCACGGAGCAGAGCACCGGGTAGGCATCGTGGA is a window of Saccharothrix espanaensis DSM 44229 DNA encoding:
- a CDS encoding very short patch repair endonuclease; the protein is MRGNRGRDTTPELQLRAELHARGLRYRVSVRPLPELRRTADIVFVKERLAIFVDGCFWHGCEEHHRPAKKNSEFWSTKIVDNKRRDNETNQALAERGWAVIRCWEHEDPEAVADRIATALGRPVKSGRK
- a CDS encoding DNA cytosine methyltransferase, which gives rise to MELFAGGGGLAMGVHRSGFRPLLLNEFVRYACDTLEANGAVPRGEEEWIPEPGDLRIPLVRGDVCDLKMGYLEGAVDLLAGGPPCQPFSLGGIAKGDEDKRNMFPEMFRAIREIKPKAFICENVRGLLRPSFRPYFDYITRELMFPFEERDPEASWLQHDAILKAKEERGDPRSAERYQVFAFPVNAADYGVPQIRNRVIIVGFRGDLDIDVNLLKQATKPTHSEKALHRSMVSGEYWDRHNGVKLRPRVPKHVERRVMDGLASPLPFEADRGELKPWRTLRDALAGDQDTVPLREVPWDWLDRVQHEGMLKEHIGWPDARIYPGHTPNVLDRPAKTVKAGVHGVPGGESVMLTDTREGTGRSSTYRHRYMTVRETARVMTFPDDWELCGPRGEQMRQLGNAVPVLLAKVFAKAVAAVLDDVENRS
- a CDS encoding Z1 domain-containing protein, encoding MITSLIQAYTSALRAMEDGAPRGLVRRAQVEAEDLDPDLDVSEPRLREHLSAGGPDDKLRLDLHLNLAKWDNAPIKGNPWTAETQPNTEERRATVIECLKLDAETAAEIARNFPLAKGDGTTVIAGPWDPWYTDEVKRARDFYWGHYVDYLRARRGWHADAIANLDTATTRVVERLIDPSRAKAGQTKGLVVGYVQSGKTANFTGVIAKAIDAGYRLVIVMTGTTNLLREQTQRRVDMELVGRENILRGTEENDPEAAQFIDYLDDEDWIGDHFVRHGAWPSEIGRPDIHRMTNRRFDYRRLQQGRSALEFERRDRTKPLWHADNLFTSDARLIIVKKNTAVLNNLVKDLKNTADRLENIPALIIDDESDQASVNTTDPKKWNEDRRERTAINKHLANLLGLLPRAQYIGYTATPFANVFVDPTDAEDIFPKDYLISLERPLGYMGAEDFHDLDLDPDVERDFRNSKEMAHLRLLDKSVNEDDDAELLAALDSFVLTAAIKLYREDAGGGPFKHHTMLVHETMRKAGQRSRADTIQDLWKGAGYLSGSAHGRLLALFDNDFAPVSAALGLGHPMPADFAGLTSFLGRAVRKIAPNGNPVLVVNSDRDIEQEDLDFDKRSVWRVLVGGNKLARGFTVEGLTTTYYSRKVGHAEALMQMGRWFGFRKGYRDLVRLFITPDVRDAFEAACRDEEHFRDELRQYATMVDGRPVFTPYDIPPLVVRHGLRPTAANKMYNAKLVERRSRTKEPSSGYPLLTDQEALDRNIDACVPLLKAACEKTTLRGGNRAFDALLGEVSHQDMVSVLSQLEWARSETFAADLAWIASLPEDVIDRWHVMLPQQKNGKTVDIRGVGNFTVHGRTTGRDESIRGNSESAHREAIATIEGRTSKSGCVILYPVMKKDELDAGLATDGRPTRLVMALMLQLPDGAVPADRRPLVYQVVVPEKPLYAIVDM
- a CDS encoding PD-(D/E)XK motif protein yields the protein MADDPDGGGTGRAPMTDGAIDKRHVSAENFDRLLGGGVPVALPVAGAPATLIFIEPRVPELGLRIEIGAEGDAPDTGLRNIFARIAFRDGRRYFEVVVTAPELFHDAYPVLCSVADRVQLGRMSPARALRATLDGMSSLLRTPDSLSREREIGLFGELLVLGGLVDGLGVATAVEAWCGGLAEEHDFGLPALDVEVKTTTSESRMHWIESLTQMVPKVGRPLWLVSHQLTAAGAGTGSSLPGLVKVISARIGPGRHQDDFENALTHAGWRNEHRERLTTRWTRRSASRGYLVTDTFPRLTPDDLRARGVVIDRIPEIRYRIGLDGFTDRHVTPEVIRAACTFEGWT